The following are encoded together in the Tetrapisispora phaffii CBS 4417 chromosome 5, complete genome genome:
- the SYF1 gene encoding mRNA splicing protein SYF1 (similar to Saccharomyces cerevisiae SYF1 (YDR416W); ancestral locus Anc_5.519), with the protein MDNFIKDDDDIAYEYELQKDPNNRLTWERYINKKKNESDIDKTNIIWLYERCCLQLSETDIIECLNIYSVFFNYLILEIDFKDCKYLVENLFINKLLKYYKNSKYSKKKIIVFEKICFELLNFCISRNEIQYIHILVNEFLKSTIGNNNSIESHRKLWTLLLEYIKLILNSDDRQEIIDIDNGNVTLNNEEVAIIGILRDNIGNHDHEETKEVYSNLFASDLIERYLIVCPKSNLNYILELLFKTNDYPKIKSAYEKYLLIDKNFNKKIPLKLKLNYLLSLEKCNLVESYEKYILQLLNSELDSENEEFTIITIFCKFFIKHKKIEQLNSFINDTLSLENKPKTASPNLYVKLYDYFINVEKNIIDIYIEQQLENRSLITNQLNFFKQLLYSKDLKINDLKIAKNENQVINWLERLNIVDSNKYKIYSDQQIVLKKAEIYNEAIVRIDPASSSLLPGSFSKIWISYATFYWDLKQYDTAKELYERSVKVPFKYLQDLEAIWLSWVKHIISLKGNENMKAAIKILESALSTSGNPEAVYENFMKNYKLNLKPRIPAQAILFSSKKLWNYYLDLVESSNNLYSDAAYVEKIMSIYEKMIELKVATPINFISYAEFLSRDKILAAFQIYERAIAIFPPTTKYLIWTAYLTKTLENKSLLSTEHIRELFAESIRMMNENSIECSTLYTMFSDFEEIENKMYTRSVNILIEGILQSVKKKTKINTILKLWDLVIMKTKSLLGLIHLRPIYEQCIQLLPNSVVTKYIIDFSKLELQLTEVVRARQILHFGSQLLPPAKNTELWNFWEEMEIKYGTKEKYKDMLKLKKKLEEEMFTDTAAVTKAEGRIEFVASSTSKDDVERVINPDELELDL; encoded by the coding sequence ATGgataattttatcaaagatgatgacgatATAGCTTATGAATAtgaattacaaaaagaTCCTAATAATAGACTGACTTGGGAGAggtatataaataaaaagaagaatgaATCGGATATTGACAAGACAAATATAATATGGTTATATGAAAGATGTTGTCTGCAATTAAGTGAAACagatattattgaatgtttgaatatatactctgttttctttaattatttaattttggaaattgatttcaaggattgtaaatatttagtgGAGAATCTAttcataaataaattattaaagtattataaaaattcGAAGTAttcgaaaaaaaaaatcattgtatttgaaaaaatctGTTTTGAGctattgaatttttgtATCTCTAGAAatgaaattcaatatattcatatacttgtaaatgaatttttgaaatctaCTATTGGCAATAATAACTCCATAGAGTCACATAGAAAATTATGGACACTTTTACTAGAATACATCAAGCTCATCTTGAATTCAGATGATCGTCaagaaataattgatattgaCAATGGTAACGTtacattaaataatgagGAAGTGGCGATAATTGGTATACTTAGAGACAACATAGGAAACCATGACCATGAAGAAACCAAAGAAGTTTATAGCAATTTATTTGCTTCCGACTTGATTGAACGTTATTTGATAGTGTGTCCTAAAAGTAATCTAAATTACATTTTAGAATTGTTATTCAAGACAAATGATTATCCAAAAATCAAATCTGCatatgaaaaatatttattaatagataaaaatttcaacaaaaaaattcccttgaaattgaaattgaacTACCTACTGTCATTAGAAAAATGTAACTTGGTAGAAAGTTAcgaaaaatatattctacAACTTTTAAATTCAGAATTGGATagtgaaaatgaagaattcACAATAATTAccatattttgtaaattttttatcaagCATAAAAAAATCGAGCAATTAAACTCTTTCATAAACGATACCTTATCATTGGAGAACAAACCAAAAACAGCATCGCCTAACTTatatgttaaattatacgattattttataaacgtggaaaaaaatataattgatatttatattgaaCAACAATTAGAAAACAGAAGCTTAATTACTAACcaattgaatttctttAAGCAGCTATTATATTCcaaagatttaaaaattaatgacTTAAAAATTGccaaaaatgaaaatcaAGTAATAAATTGGTTAGAAAGATTAAATATCGTTGActcaaataaatacaaaatataCAGTGACCAACAAATAGTGCTGAAGAAAGCTGAAATTTACAATGAGGCAATTGTGAGAATTGATCCAGCATCATCTTCCTTATTGCCCGGATCATTTAGCAAGATATGGATTTCTTATGCAACCTTTTATTGGGACCTGAAACAATACGACACAGCCAAAGAACTATATGAAAGGTCTGTAAAAGTaccatttaaatatttgcAAGATTTAGAAGCAATTTGGTTATCGTGGGTCAAGCATATAATATCTCTAAAAGgaaatgaaaatatgaAAGCAGCAATAAAGATACTAGAAAGTGCCCTATCAACATCCGGAAATCCAGAAGCTGTCTATGAAAACtttatgaaaaattataaattaaatttaaaaccaAGAATCCCTGCCCAGGCAATACTATTCTCTTCTAAAAAATTGtggaattattatttagatCTAGTTGAATCTTCAAACAATTTATATTCTGATGCAGCGTatgttgaaaaaattatgtCGATATATGAGAAAATGATAGAGCTGAAAGTTGCAACACCAATCAACTTCATAAGCTATGCAGAATTTCTATCTAGAGATAAAATTTTAGCTGCATTCCAAATATACGAAAGAGCTATAGCAATATTTCCACCAACAACCAAATATCTTATTTGGACTGCATATTTAACAAAAACTcttgaaaataaatcacTGTTATCTACAGAACATATCCGTGAACTGTTTGCAGAATCAATTAGAATGATGAATGAAAATTCTATCGAATGTAGTACCTTGTATACTATGTTCAGTGactttgaagaaattgagaATAAAATGTATACCAGATCcgttaatatattaatagaaGGAATTTTACAATCCGTTAAGAAGAAAACTAAAATTAATACTATTCTTAAATTATGGGATTTAGttataatgaaaacaaaaagtTTGCTTGGACTAATTCATTTGAGACCCATCTACGAGCAATGCATTCAACTGTTACCAAATTCTGTAGTtaccaaatatattattgatttttccAAGCTAGAGCTACAGTTAACAGAAGTAGTAAGGGCAAGGCAGATACTACATTTTGGTTCCCAATTATTACCACCAGCCAAAAATACAGAGTTATGGAACTTTTGGGAAGAAATGGAAATTAAATATGGTACCAAAGAAAAGTATAAAGATATGctaaaattgaagaaaaaattagagGAAGAAATGTTTACAGACACTGCAGCAGTAACGAAAGCAGAGGGTAGGATTGAATTTGTCGCTTCATCAACTTCAAAGGACGATGTTGAAAGAGTCATTAATCCTGACGAACTTGAACTAGATTTATAG
- the STE14 gene encoding protein-S-isoprenylcysteine carboxyl O-methyltransferase (similar to Saccharomyces cerevisiae STE14 (YDR410C); ancestral locus Anc_5.510), which yields MSDSSKEDIPIIINGKPYPDIVKNPLNEIALTSYILGALFGISLGLIPFVSFRAFNLYLMALSTFHFLEFYITAKYNRGKVHSESFLINNGVEYISAHLVAICECSIERVFFNSAKRSDSSFINSIIFIVGLCLVIIGQVIRSLAMYTAGQSFSHIVKTSKIEDHDLVTDGIYSFFRHPSYFGFFWWAIGTQMMLLNPISFVLFSFVLWRFFSKRINYEEKYLVEFFGKKYLDYKKTVPVRIPFIN from the coding sequence atgtcAGATAGTAGTAAAGAAGATATTCcgataataataaatggTAAACCATATCCGGACATAGTTAAGAATCCTCTTAATGAAATTGCATTGACCTCATATATTCTAGGAGCATTATTTGGTATTTCACTAGGGTTAATTCCTTTTGTTTCATTCAGAGCATTCAATTTATATCTAATGGCCCTATCGACTTTTCATTTCTTAGAGTTTTACATTACTGCTAAATACAATCGAGGCAAGGTCCACAGTGAGTCCTTTTTAATTAACAATGGtgttgaatatatttcagCTCATCTTGTTGCAATTTGTGAATGTTCAATCGAAAgagtattttttaatagtGCAAAGAGAAGCGATTCATCatttataaattcaattatattcataGTGGGCCTTTGTCTTGTTATCATTGGCCAAGTTATTAGATCATTAGCTATGTATACTGCTGGGCAATCATTTTCTCATATAGTAAAAACgtcaaaaattgaagatcATGATCTAGTTACCGATGGAATTTACTCGTTTTTCAGGCATCCAAGTTATTTTGGATTTTTCTGGTGGGCAATTGGAACTCAAATGATGCTATTAAACCCGATTTCTTTTGTGTTATTTTCATTCGTATTATGGAGATTCTTCAGTAAAAGAATCAATTATGAAGAGAAATATCTGGTTGAATTTTTTGGTAAGAAGTATCTAGATTACAAAAAGACTGTCCCAGTAAGAATTCCATTCATTAATTaa
- the TPHA0E02040 gene encoding Siz/PIAS RING finger protein (similar to Saccharomyces cerevisiae SIZ1 (YDR409W) and NFI1 (YOR156C); ancestral locus Anc_5.509), with protein sequence MSTGGGGLQGEMNQVLDMLEDLRVYELKFVCKAAKLPVTGRKALLQDRIKVFLKKSLTMGHIDPWRPKTIKELIKQAQNGVIDPPDYEVLWTAIKTGRLTDRNQPASVSRVPAITHNNPQTVNSTNTHHAKVNKYTKQTIILHFKESPFYKVLKLIPHSVGLIKKTTGRGVCTTSFRFTDSEWRLLQSDKEKYKLYLFSGILNASGQRSNEPIQFPHPNEIKFNNIQIKDNVIGLKSKPGTGKPANLTPYTYPPSQVNVLEIVHAFTANEYSVYCYIVENVTPEELLQNIIKNPKILRTATLQYIKKTLNDEEDDDLITTSTVMSLQCPISYTRMKYPAKGINCQHLQCFDALWYFHSQKQLPTWQCPVCQLPLKVGTMAICEFVEEILRSTGDDIEQIELAVDGSWVPLNEDGEKVPSAGKLETKPVNHMSNNLAIKKEDSTLAIPKQDQINNSSTIPHGHSEQVIISLDSEEEDDIALAHHVDEENNEITATQVQPPNNHALNSINSSREPILQLSREESNGNNNQNNGSNSNELSTTSSTVLPTTNIDQLSQRNALSTTESGQNGTSILGIGTLNDVDIMSVSLGTPNGESPHNNANENPQNYTENRTAEMNTNLWIDHPTGNNTQMLSLSNGSNNSNILGISGNSEQLFEPINQGPENSDASPELGNVTGTVTDAQNECSGQSKGYLGNTAVPGRHKSSNVSPFIPKKPYLNRLPQKRQMHNNSGVTLSEGAPRIARTTIPNNHMHNNIPNSNPAFNLNNNISSTPTNPVESSRMDIIDLTSD encoded by the coding sequence atgagCACAGGTGGAGGGGGCTTACAAGGAGAGATGAACCAGGTTCTAGATATGCTGGAAGATTTAAGAGTTTATGAATTGAAGTTTGTATGCAAAGCAGCCAAATTACCTGTTACTGGACGTAAAGCTCTTCTTCAAGATAGGATTAAAGTTTTCCTGAAAAAATCTCTAACTATGGGACACATTGATCCATGGAGaccaaaaacaataaaagaattaattaaacAAGCACAAAATGGTGTGATAGACCCACCTGATTATGAAGTTCTCTGGACTGCAATTAAGACGGGCCGATTAACAGATCGAAATCAACCAGCTTCTGTCTCCAGAGTTCCAGCAATCACACATAATAACCCCCAAACAGTGAATTCTACAAATACACACCATGCAAAGGTTAACAAATATACAAAACAAACTATTATTTTGCATTTCAAAGAATCACCATTTTACAAAGTACTAAAATTGATACCTCATTCCGTTGgtctaataaaaaaaaccACTGGAAGAGGTGTTTGTACAACATCGTTCCGATTCACTGACTCAGAATGGAGGCTGTTGCAATCTGATAAAGAGAAATATAAACTATATTTATTCAGTGGTATCTTGAATGCATCTGGTCAAAGATCAAATGAACCAATACAATTTCCCCACCCAAacgaaataaaatttaataatatacaaataaaagaCAATGTTATAGGATTAAAGAGCAAACCGGGGACAGGAAAACCAGCCAATTTGACGCCATATACGTATCCACCTTCCCAGGTTAATGTGCTAGAAATTGTACATGCATTCACAGCGAATGAATATTCAGTATATTGCtatattgttgaaaatgTTACACCAGAGGAGTTACtgcaaaatattataaagaaTCCCAAGATTTTAAGAACAGCTACATTGCagtatattaaaaaaactTTAAATGACGAggaagatgatgatttaataaCTACGTCCACAGTAATGAGTCTACAATGCCCAATTTCATATACACGAATGAAGTATCCAGCAAAGGGTATCAACTGTCAACATTTACAGTGTTTCGATGCACTATGGTATTTTCATTCCCAAAAGCAGCTGCCCACATGGCAATGCCCTGTATGCCAGCTTCCACTGAAAGTTGGCACAATGGCTATTTGTGAATTTGTTGAGGAAATTCTACGATCCACGGGTGATGATATTGAACAAATAGAACTTGCTGTCGATGGTTCTTGGGTGCCGTTGAATGAAGATGGTGAAAAAGTACCTAGTGCTGGGAAATTGGAAACAAAACCTGTAAATCATATGAGTAATAATTTagcaataaaaaaagaagattcAACTTTGGCCATACCGAAACAAGATCAAATTAACAACTCTTCAACAATACCACATGGTCACTCTGAACAAGTCATAATATCTTTGGATAGTGAAGAAGAGGATGATATAGCATTAGCTCATCATGtcgatgaagaaaataatgaaataactGCAACTCAGGTACAACCACCAAATAATCACGCATTAAACTCCATCAATAGCAGTAGAGAGCCTATTTTACAACTATCTAGAGAAGAATCcaatggtaataataatcagaATAATGGGTCAAATAGTAATGAACTAAGTACTACCTCTTCGACAGTATTACCTACAACAAATATAGATCAATTGTCTCAACGTAATGCACTTTCTACCACAGAATCAGGACAAAATGGAACTTCGATTTTAGGAATTGGGACTTTGAATGATGTTGATATTATGTCCGTGTCTTTAGGTACTCCGAATGGCGAATCTCCCCATAACAATGCTAACGAAAATCCTCAAAATTATACAGAGAATAGAACTGCTGAAATGAATACTAACTTGTGGATTGATCATCCTACCGGAAATAATACCCAGATGCTTTCACTTTCTAATGGGTCTAATAACAGCAACATATTAGGAATATCTGGAAACTCGGAGCAACTTTTTGAACCAATTAATCAAGGACCTGAAAATTCTGATGCGTCGCCGGAGCTTGGTAATGTAACAGGAACCGTGACTGATGCACAGAATGAATGTTCAGGACAGTCTAAAGGATATCTAGGAAATACAGCTGTTCCAGGTCGTCACAAAAGTTCAAACGTATCCCCTTTCATACCGAAGAAACCTTACTTAAATAGACTTCCACAAAAGAGACAGATGCACAATAATTCAGGAGTGACTTTAAGTGAAGGAGCACCACGCATAGCTAGAACGACGATTCCTAACAATCATATGCATAATAATATACCAAATTCGAATCCTgcatttaatttaaataataacatcaGTAGTACGCCTACTAATCCTGTTGAAAGCAGCCGTATGGATATAATAGATTTAACATCAGATTAG
- the CAT2 gene encoding carnitine O-acetyltransferase CAT2 (similar to Saccharomyces cerevisiae CAT2 (YML042W); ancestral locus Anc_5.512): MLHSKQFANTQFRRTMTTAKQFNNNLKRFEFKTKNNEYYLANNSNEYYQKNIYNNTFRNLTYSKQDILPDLPIPELETTVKKYLKSIKPFLQNNESEYNLQKLKCKDLLENMGPILQKRLIEYKNSNSYNKRNWLSTFWDKQAYLNYNDPVVPYVSYFYSHKNITNQKNKFIENDYLLKSTAIIKIISDFIESLKNESVPFELIKGSPFCMNSFQLMFNTSRIPDLDPNSNDIDTNVFYSIYENNFIIVICKGNFYKLWINDEKTLKPLSVGQIYQQLLSIVESVNKNVKNDNIGILTSLPRDEFKKSYETLIKNPQNKDSLDRIHKSAFILCLDTDVTAITLEEKSRNAWHGDGYNRYFDKALQFIVAKNGASGCLNEHSKMDGTPTLFLNSYLCNQLNLIDSETFLKEIKESAQQPNISMETNKLQFQIEDNIKNQVVVAKTKFDSLLKEHDLKVWHYNRYGKSTIKKHKFSPDAFIQQIIQLAVFKYTGKVLPTYEAASTRKFFKGRTETGRSVTSESELFVKNWNNPKLNNNERIQLLRNAAAAHSKNLGESANGQGIDRHFFGLKNMVDEKKDNMPELFSDKLFNYSSTWLISTSQLSSEYFDGYGWSQVNDKGFGLAYMLNTNWLHINIVNKPDKANLSCARMHYYLSEAADEIMDILENSELENIALKSKY; the protein is encoded by the coding sequence atgTTACACAGCAAACAATTTGCAAATACACAGTTTCGAAGAACAATGACCACTGCAAAAcagtttaataataatttgaaaagatttgaattcaaaactaaaaataatgaatattatttagctaataattcaaatgaatattatcaaaaaaatatttataataatacttttaGAAACTTAACTTATTCGAAACAGGACATTTTACCAGATTTACCAATACCTGAACTGGAAACTAcagttaaaaaatatttaaaatcaattaaaccCTTTTTACAAAACAATGAGTCTGAATACAATTTACAGAAATTAAAATGTAAAGATTTGTTAGAAAATATGGGTCcaatattacaaaaaagattaattgaatataaaaattcaaatagctataataaaagaaattggtTATCTACATTTTGGGATAAACAGgcatatttgaattataatGATCCTGTGGTACCTTATGTTTCGTATTTTTATTCacataaaaatatcacCAATCAAAAGAACAAGTTTATAGAAAATGACTacttattaaaatcaacagctattattaaaataatatctgattttattgaaagtttaaaaaatgaatctGTACCATTCGAGCTAATCAAAGGCTCTCCCTTTTGTATGaattcttttcaattgatgTTTAATACATCTAGAATCCCGGATTTGGAtccaaattcaaatgatataGATACAAAtgttttttattcaatctatgaaaataactttattattGTCATATGCAAAGGGAATTTTTACAAATTATGGATAAATGATGAAAAGACATTGAAACCTTTATCTGTGGGTCAAATTTATCAACAACTTTTGAGTATTGTTGAAAGtgttaataaaaatgttaaaaatgataatattggTATTTTAACTTCTTTACCAAGGgatgaatttaaaaaatcataCGAAACATTGATCAAGAATCCACAAAATAAGGATTCCTTAGATAGAATACATAAATCAGCATTCATTTTATGTCTTGATACTGATGTGACAGCGATTActttagaagaaaaatcaaGAAACGCATGGCACGGTGACGGTTATAATagatattttgataaagcTTTACAGTTTATTGTTGCCAAAAATGGTGCTTCTGGGTGTCTTAATGAACACTCAAAGATGGATGGGACACCGACATTATTCTTGAATTCTTACCTTTgtaatcaattaaatttaattgattcaGAAACATTTTTGAAGGAAATTAAAGAGAGTGCACAACAACCAAACATATCAATggaaacaaataaattacaattccaaattgaagataatatcaaaaacCAAGTCGTAGTAGCAAAAACTAAATTTGATAGCTTACTGAAAGAACATGACTTGAAAGTTTGGCATTATAATAGATACGGCAAGTCAACAAtcaaaaaacataaatttTCTCCAGATGCATTTATTCAacaaattattcaattagccgtatttaaatatacaGGTAAAGTATTACCTACTTATGAAGCTGCTTCAACTAGAAAATTCTTTAAGGGAAGAACCGAGACAGGAAGATCTGTGACTTCAGAATCAGAACTGTTTGTTAAAAATTGGAATAATCCAAAgttgaataataatgaaagaaTCCAACTTCTCAGAAATGCAGCAGCTGCTCATTCAAAGAATTTAGGCGAATCAGCAAATGGTCAAGGGATTGATCGTCATTTCTTTGGATTGAAAAACATGGTtgatgaaaagaaagataatatgccagaattatttagtgataaattatttaattattcaTCAACATGGTTGATATCTACATCCCAATTATCTTCGGAATATTTTGATGGTTACGGATGGTCGCAAGTAAACGACAAAGGATTCGGGTTAGCTTACATGCTTAACACTAACTGGCTACATATTAATATCGTGAATAAACCTGATAAAGCTAACTTATCATGCGCAAGAATGCACTATTACTTAAGTGAGGCTGCTGACGAAATCATGGATATACTAGAAAATTCTGAACTTGAAAACATAGCATTGAAATCCAAGTACTAA
- the MAK10 gene encoding Mak10p (similar to Saccharomyces cerevisiae MAK10 (YEL053C); ancestral locus Anc_5.521), whose translation MFKNYPNNDELIDVTDIFKNLGKNLKEPTIIKASYFDLFEGTRSLEVENARLDSTLIHLTEIEKNFNCNAIIGDENDLEVQLDNIISISDRLLRNVISWLNNYQTLPTTILSCTYVEHILLASEKSHKIEPLSTGNELYDKTLSGLCIGICYFGKFVLHLMKSGVLMEEEDLNFNFMGLDFLTFQESSKEVLELLEESLTYLDTLENGKKQYLKDFIRITICLVHIEETCTTYSTDLKFLNELAELGEKYNSIEVLTSDVPEGSFSMGIQKRMSNQYPPRKLVNVTNNYSGYKDMAMDIKRVLLIHEEKSALEMLQFSYYFGNLQQRHVLARGIFSLFFMRDNLTILGKYKMPDFVIMQLNEFSLTGCTSSIENLTPEQKLFLEPVLEEATKVLLEFYQNFTQNNCRIRQGYNRQLLLWDSLQAQFENAETLLEQNGVINVVSNEPVVTYFPYSLWAYFQKVTLMIDFVLKGFDLEIYQPYETFAMYYFVYYLTYKREYALRSVQQFIEKKIHSIQAMNKKIKKLKTVEKKEALKVQYKKLMETVMPSLQRNKQYLNFLTLRNTITKSLSLCQFVQFGVLKSYGIIDNHSSSISEFIDHELIHKLRFKSFSSIGVPELPTYEIFESTLKEFTLSEPNLDSKVSNTIGFVNKECTKTIESLDSILQAIKAGDNNGTMLTGSRLIKEDALKHYEQLKYSCQDIQKNIVTLTKKINVISERPLSEHFKVILKFSDNGSSFFPLLSLEDKTKID comes from the coding sequence atgtttaaaaattatCCTAACAACgatgaattaattgatgttacagatatatttaagaaCTTAggtaaaaatttaaaagaaccTACCATTATCAAAGCATCATATTTTGACCTTTTTGAAGGTACTCGATCACTTGAGGTTGAAAATGCAAGATTGGATTCAACTTTAATACATTTAACGGAAATAGAAAAGAATTTCAATTGCAATGCTATTATTGGGGATGAGAATGACCTTGAAGTCCAATTGGACAATATTATATCCATAAGTGATAGATTGTTGCGAAATGTTATTTCTTGGTTGAATAACTATCAAACACTTCCTACTACAATTTTAAGTTGTACATATGTTgaacatattttattagcATCTGAAAAAAGCCATAAAATTGAACCTTTATCAACTGGTAATGAATTATATGATAAAACCTTAAGTGGTTTATGTATAGgtatttgttattttggaaaatttgTATTGCACTTAATGAAATCAGGAGTCCTTatggaagaagaagatttaaattttaactttatGGGGTTGGACTTTTTAACATTTCAAGAATCTTCGAAGGAAGTACTTGAACTATTAGAAGAATCATTAACATATCTGGATACGCTAGAGAATGGCAAGAAACAGTATTTGAAGGATTTTATTAGGATTACAATATGCTTGGTTCATATTGAAGAGACTTGCACAACATATTCAAcagatttaaaatttttaaatgaattggCAGAATTGGGAGAAAAATATAACTCAATTGAGGTTTTAACATCTGATGTACCAGAAGGTTCCTTTTCGATGGGAATACAAAAACGTATGTCAAATCAGTACCCTCCTAGAAAATTAGTGAATGTGACAAATAATTATTCTGGTTATAAAGATATGGCTATGGATATCAAAAGAGTGTTATTAATACATGAAGAGAAATCTGCCTTAGAAATGTTACAATTTTCGTATTATTTCGGTAATTTGCAACAGAGACATGTTCTGGCTAGAGGAATATTCTCATTGTTCTTTATGAGAGAcaatttaacaattttagGGAAATATAAGATGCCAGATTTTGTTATCATGCAGTTAAAtgaattttcattaacaGGTTGTACATCAagtattgaaaatttaactCCTGAGCAAAAACTGTTCCTCGAACCAGTCCTAGAAGAAGCAACTAAAGTGTTACTTGAATTCTATCAAAATTTTACTCAAAATAATTGTAGAATAAGGCAAGGTTATAATAGACAATTACTACTTTGGGATTCATTACAAGCTCAATTTGAAAACGCTGAAACTTTACTTGAACAAAATGGTGTCATTAATGTGGTTAGTAATGAGCCTGTGGTTACATATTTCCCATATTCATTGTGGGCTTATTTCCAGAAAGTCACCTTAATGATTGATTTTGTGTTAAAAGGATTTGACCTTGAAATCTACCAACCATATGAAACGTTTGCCatgtattattttgtttattatctAACATATAAGAGGGAATATGCATTGAGATCAGTTCAacaatttattgaaaagaagATACATTCTATTCAAGCTATGAACaagaaaatcaaaaaacTTAAGACTGTAGAGAAAAAGGAGGCTCTAAAAgttcaatataaaaaattgatggAAACTGTAATGCCTAGTTTACAACGTAATAAACAATATCTAAATTTCTTAACTTTAAGAAATACTATTACCAAGTCATTAAGTCTATGTcaatttgttcaatttgGTGTACTAAAATCATATGGAATTATAGACAATCATTCTTCCTCAATTTCCGAATTTATTGATCATGAACTGATTCATAAATTGAGATTTAAGTCCTTTTCATCCATTGGTGTTCCTGAACTACCTACATATGAGATTTTTGAAAGTacattaaaagaatttacaCTTTCTGAACCTAATTTAGACtcaaaagtttcaaatACTATTGGAtttgtaaataaagaatGTACAAAGACAATTGAATCTTTAGATTCAATTTTACAAGCAATTAAAGCGGGTGATAACAATGGTACTATGCTCACCGGTTCTCGCttaataaaagaagatGCATTGAAACACTAtgaacaattaaaatatagTTGTCAAGacattcaaaaaaatattgtaacTCTAACTAAGAAGATAAACGTGATTTCAGAAAGACCACTATCTGAACATTTTAAagtaattttaaaattttcagataatggttcatcatttttcccatt